A genomic stretch from Hoplias malabaricus isolate fHopMal1 chromosome 4, fHopMal1.hap1, whole genome shotgun sequence includes:
- the eps8a gene encoding epidermal growth factor receptor kinase substrate 8a isoform X1: protein MNGYAAPTYPSGGFSSYSSQQNGHGSPSPELPGGTAKKSSAKALYEQRKNYTKNSINSMTDTSQYHVEHLTTFVMDRKDAMMTTEDGIRKLRLLDAKGKVWTQEMLLQVDEKAVSLIDPDTKNELENFPLGTVQHCQAIMNSCNYDSILALVCKESGQGKPDLHLFQCDDIKANLIHADIDSAISDHKGGKVKKRPETLKMILKSDGAIPPPPGGPAPEPPATVNQVDVKSRVAAWSAWANEQQDYDKQRPYGEQDESPEMTAARVDRDVQILNHILDDIEYFVTKLQKAAEAFNELSKRKKSKKSKKKGPGEGVLTLRAKPPGQEEFVDCFQKFKHAFNLLGKLKSHIQNPSAVDLVHFLFTPLRMVIHTSGGVDLAKSVVVPLLTREAIDFLHSAGTPEERHLWVTLGDGWTKCRLEWPKDHYFPPHALRFRDGWEPPVLMSREQDLTQLAETLAQAETRRQDEVSRRLHSEQASVQDFPSADGSYDTHGRGQPSNFAKSKYDFVARNGTELSVVKDEVVEVLDDRKQWWKVRNGAGATGYVPNNILEISRAVDMTGRGEPIYSHTIQKQRTDYVPKPVATAIPPALTPPPPAPALVQLPTPPLPPAASEPQRNSPSNMSRQNSSNSSDNGSITLREQKERAAPTNRRKSNMEEVQDELMHRLTLGRSAQKKFQAPARSTSLSSVNITYDSNPEEVRAWLQAKGFSTVTVNSLGVLTGAQLFSLNKDELKTVCPDDGARVYSQVTVQKAALERSSGSELQEIMRRRQEKLAAAASDSGVESFDEGSNH, encoded by the exons ATGAATGGCTATGCTGCCCCCACCTACCCTTCTGGTGGCTTCAGTTCCTACTCCTCCCAACAGAA TGGCCACGGGTCACCGTCTCCAGAGCTCCCAGGAGGCACTGCCAAAAAGTCCAGCGCAAAGGCTCTATACG AGCAACGGAAGAACTACACCAAAAACAGCATTAACAGCATGACAGACACGTCCCAGTACCATGTCGAA CACCTAACGACGTTTGTCATGGACCGCAAGGATGCTATGATGACTACAGAAGATGGCATTCGAAAGCTGCGTTTGCTCGATGCTAAAGGAAAGGTGTGGACTCAGGAGATGTTGCTGCAGGTGGATGAAAAAGCAGTCAGCCTCATCGACCCTGACACCAAG AACGAGCTGGAGAACTTCCCGCTAGGCACAGTGCAGCACTGCCAGGCCATCATGAACTCCTGCAATTACGACTCCATcctagcactggtgtgtaaggAGTCTGGGCAGGGGAAACCAGACCTGCATCTCTTCCAGTGTGATGACATCAAG GCAAATTTGATACATGCAGATATTGACAGTGCCATAAGTGACCACAAGGGAGGAAAGGTCAAAAAGAGGCCAGAGACCCTGAA AATGATTCTGAAAAGCGATGGGGCCATTCCACCTCCCCCAGGAGGCCCCGCCCCTGAGCCCCCAGCCACTGTCAATCAAGTGGATGTGAAAAGCAGAGTGGCTGCTTGGTCAGCGTGGGCCAATGAGCAGCAAGACT ATGATAAACAAAGGCCATATGGAGAGCAGGACGAGTCTCCGGAGATGACCGCGGCGCGGGTAGACCGAGACGTG CAAATCCTCAACCACATTCTGGATGATATTGAGTACTTCGTCACCAAACTTCAGAAAGCTGCAGAGGCATTTAACGAACTCTCCAAGAGGAAGAAAtcaaaaaagagcaaaaagaaagGACCGGGAG AGGGAGTGCTAACACTAAGGGCCAAGCCGCCAGGACAAGAGGAGTTTGTTGACTGCTTTCAGAAATTCAAGCATGCCTTTAACTTGCTG GGAAAGTTGAAGAGCCACATTCAGAACCCGAGTGCTGTGGACCTGGTTCACTTCCTCTTCACGCCCCTCAGAATG GTGATTCACACATCAGGAGGGGTAGATTTGGCCAAGAGTGTTGTGGTCCCCCTCCTCACCAGAGAGGCTATAGACTTCCTGCACTCTGCAGGAACCCCTGAGGAGCGCCACCTGTGGGTCACTCTGGGAGATGGATGGACCAAATGCAG GCTGGAGTGGCCAAAGGATCATTACTTCCCCCCTCACGCGCTGCGTTTCCGGGATGGCTGGGAGCCGCCGGTGTTGATGTCCCGGGAGCAGGACCTCACACAGCTGGCAGAAACACTGGCTCAAGCAGAGACCCGCAGACAGGACGAGGTCAGCCGCAGACTCCACAGTGAG caGGCCAGTGTGCAGGATTTCCCTTCAGCAGACGG GAGCTATGACACCCATGGTCGAGGACAGCCAAGCAATTTTGCCAAATCTAAATATGACTTTGTGGCAAGGAATGGCACAGAACTTTCTGTGGTCAAGGACGAGGTGGTGGAG GTTCTGGATGACAGGAAGCAGTGGTGGAAGGTCCGAAATGGAGCAGGAGCTACAGGATATGTGCCAAACAACATCCTCGAGATCAGCAGGGCAGTGGACATGACTGGACGCGGGGAGCCAATTTACAGCCATACGATTCAG AAGCAGAGGACGGACTATGTGCCGAAGCCAGTAGCGACAGCCATCCCTCCAGCTCTGACGccacctcctccagctcctgctCTGGTGCAGCTGCCCACACCCCCACTCCCCCCTGCAGCCAGCGAGCCTCAGAGGAACTCCCCCTCCAACATGAGCCGCCAGAACAGCAGCAACTCCAGCGACAACGGCAGCATCACCCTGAGGGAGCAGAAAGAACGAGCTGCTCCCACTAACC GGCGCAAGTCGAACATGGAGGAGGTTCAGGACGAGCTGATGCACAGACTGACTCTGGGTCGCAGTGCTCAGAAGAAGTTCCAGGCTCCAGCGCGCAGCACCAGCCTTTCCTCCGTCAACATCACCTACGATTCCAACCCTGAGGAGGTCAGAGCCTGGCTGCAGGCCAAGGGCTTCAGCACCGT AACTGTGAACAGTTTGGGAGTGTTGACCGGTGCTCAGCTCTTCTCCCTAAACAAGGACGAGCTGAAAACTGTGTGTCCTGACGATGGAGCCAGGGTCTATAGCCAAGTCACTGTCCAGAAAGCTGCTCTTGAG
- the eps8a gene encoding epidermal growth factor receptor kinase substrate 8a isoform X2, with protein sequence MNGYAAPTYPSGGFSSYSSQQNGHGSPSPELPGGTAKKSSAKALYEQRKNYTKNSINSMTDTSQYHVEHLTTFVMDRKDAMMTTEDGIRKLRLLDAKGKVWTQEMLLQVDEKAVSLIDPDTKNELENFPLGTVQHCQAIMNSCNYDSILALVCKESGQGKPDLHLFQCDDIKANLIHADIDSAISDHKGGKVKKRPETLKMILKSDGAIPPPPGGPAPEPPATVNQVDVKSRVAAWSAWANEQQDYDKQRPYGEQDESPEMTAARVDRDVQILNHILDDIEYFVTKLQKAAEAFNELSKRKKSKKSKKKGPGEGVLTLRAKPPGQEEFVDCFQKFKHAFNLLGKLKSHIQNPSAVDLVHFLFTPLRMVIHTSGGVDLAKSVVVPLLTREAIDFLHSAGTPEERHLWVTLGDGWTKCRLEWPKDHYFPPHALRFRDGWEPPVLMSREQDLTQLAETLAQAETRRQDEVSRRLHSEASVQDFPSADGSYDTHGRGQPSNFAKSKYDFVARNGTELSVVKDEVVEVLDDRKQWWKVRNGAGATGYVPNNILEISRAVDMTGRGEPIYSHTIQKQRTDYVPKPVATAIPPALTPPPPAPALVQLPTPPLPPAASEPQRNSPSNMSRQNSSNSSDNGSITLREQKERAAPTNRRKSNMEEVQDELMHRLTLGRSAQKKFQAPARSTSLSSVNITYDSNPEEVRAWLQAKGFSTVTVNSLGVLTGAQLFSLNKDELKTVCPDDGARVYSQVTVQKAALERSSGSELQEIMRRRQEKLAAAASDSGVESFDEGSNH encoded by the exons ATGAATGGCTATGCTGCCCCCACCTACCCTTCTGGTGGCTTCAGTTCCTACTCCTCCCAACAGAA TGGCCACGGGTCACCGTCTCCAGAGCTCCCAGGAGGCACTGCCAAAAAGTCCAGCGCAAAGGCTCTATACG AGCAACGGAAGAACTACACCAAAAACAGCATTAACAGCATGACAGACACGTCCCAGTACCATGTCGAA CACCTAACGACGTTTGTCATGGACCGCAAGGATGCTATGATGACTACAGAAGATGGCATTCGAAAGCTGCGTTTGCTCGATGCTAAAGGAAAGGTGTGGACTCAGGAGATGTTGCTGCAGGTGGATGAAAAAGCAGTCAGCCTCATCGACCCTGACACCAAG AACGAGCTGGAGAACTTCCCGCTAGGCACAGTGCAGCACTGCCAGGCCATCATGAACTCCTGCAATTACGACTCCATcctagcactggtgtgtaaggAGTCTGGGCAGGGGAAACCAGACCTGCATCTCTTCCAGTGTGATGACATCAAG GCAAATTTGATACATGCAGATATTGACAGTGCCATAAGTGACCACAAGGGAGGAAAGGTCAAAAAGAGGCCAGAGACCCTGAA AATGATTCTGAAAAGCGATGGGGCCATTCCACCTCCCCCAGGAGGCCCCGCCCCTGAGCCCCCAGCCACTGTCAATCAAGTGGATGTGAAAAGCAGAGTGGCTGCTTGGTCAGCGTGGGCCAATGAGCAGCAAGACT ATGATAAACAAAGGCCATATGGAGAGCAGGACGAGTCTCCGGAGATGACCGCGGCGCGGGTAGACCGAGACGTG CAAATCCTCAACCACATTCTGGATGATATTGAGTACTTCGTCACCAAACTTCAGAAAGCTGCAGAGGCATTTAACGAACTCTCCAAGAGGAAGAAAtcaaaaaagagcaaaaagaaagGACCGGGAG AGGGAGTGCTAACACTAAGGGCCAAGCCGCCAGGACAAGAGGAGTTTGTTGACTGCTTTCAGAAATTCAAGCATGCCTTTAACTTGCTG GGAAAGTTGAAGAGCCACATTCAGAACCCGAGTGCTGTGGACCTGGTTCACTTCCTCTTCACGCCCCTCAGAATG GTGATTCACACATCAGGAGGGGTAGATTTGGCCAAGAGTGTTGTGGTCCCCCTCCTCACCAGAGAGGCTATAGACTTCCTGCACTCTGCAGGAACCCCTGAGGAGCGCCACCTGTGGGTCACTCTGGGAGATGGATGGACCAAATGCAG GCTGGAGTGGCCAAAGGATCATTACTTCCCCCCTCACGCGCTGCGTTTCCGGGATGGCTGGGAGCCGCCGGTGTTGATGTCCCGGGAGCAGGACCTCACACAGCTGGCAGAAACACTGGCTCAAGCAGAGACCCGCAGACAGGACGAGGTCAGCCGCAGACTCCACAGTGAG GCCAGTGTGCAGGATTTCCCTTCAGCAGACGG GAGCTATGACACCCATGGTCGAGGACAGCCAAGCAATTTTGCCAAATCTAAATATGACTTTGTGGCAAGGAATGGCACAGAACTTTCTGTGGTCAAGGACGAGGTGGTGGAG GTTCTGGATGACAGGAAGCAGTGGTGGAAGGTCCGAAATGGAGCAGGAGCTACAGGATATGTGCCAAACAACATCCTCGAGATCAGCAGGGCAGTGGACATGACTGGACGCGGGGAGCCAATTTACAGCCATACGATTCAG AAGCAGAGGACGGACTATGTGCCGAAGCCAGTAGCGACAGCCATCCCTCCAGCTCTGACGccacctcctccagctcctgctCTGGTGCAGCTGCCCACACCCCCACTCCCCCCTGCAGCCAGCGAGCCTCAGAGGAACTCCCCCTCCAACATGAGCCGCCAGAACAGCAGCAACTCCAGCGACAACGGCAGCATCACCCTGAGGGAGCAGAAAGAACGAGCTGCTCCCACTAACC GGCGCAAGTCGAACATGGAGGAGGTTCAGGACGAGCTGATGCACAGACTGACTCTGGGTCGCAGTGCTCAGAAGAAGTTCCAGGCTCCAGCGCGCAGCACCAGCCTTTCCTCCGTCAACATCACCTACGATTCCAACCCTGAGGAGGTCAGAGCCTGGCTGCAGGCCAAGGGCTTCAGCACCGT AACTGTGAACAGTTTGGGAGTGTTGACCGGTGCTCAGCTCTTCTCCCTAAACAAGGACGAGCTGAAAACTGTGTGTCCTGACGATGGAGCCAGGGTCTATAGCCAAGTCACTGTCCAGAAAGCTGCTCTTGAG